Proteins co-encoded in one Pseudomonadota bacterium genomic window:
- a CDS encoding N-formylglutamate amidohydrolase, with translation MTFPERRCEARDLWHHLITAAPAGEIWRTPPRTILRSRGACCALRVRSRNARALSRFTPSFVAAWLRDASSLASIDCVIVTCEHASRRVPSRYRALFRGQEAVLKTHRGSDLGALRLARELATALEAPLFAGSISRLLIDLNRSLHHVKLYSAITRACPESDRRRLAANYYLPYRNAVENWIARRARRGRTVLHLSVHSFTPVLDGQVRHADIGLLYDPRRALERTLCGAWRRVLCSAAPELTLRLNYPYRGTADGFTAYLRHGFPSVAYLGIEIEVNQTHVRIGWKPLRQLLRTTLKETLCSMLPSAA, from the coding sequence GTGACGTTTCCGGAACGGCGTTGCGAGGCGCGGGATCTCTGGCATCATCTGATCACGGCGGCGCCCGCGGGCGAGATCTGGCGCACACCCCCGCGGACGATCCTGCGCTCGCGCGGCGCCTGCTGCGCGCTGCGGGTAAGGAGCCGCAACGCTCGCGCCTTATCGCGGTTTACGCCGAGCTTTGTCGCCGCCTGGCTGAGGGACGCCAGCTCCTTGGCCTCGATTGATTGCGTTATTGTCACCTGCGAGCACGCGAGCCGCCGCGTGCCGTCCCGCTACCGTGCGTTATTTCGTGGTCAGGAAGCAGTGCTGAAAACTCATCGCGGATCCGATCTCGGCGCGCTGCGGCTCGCGCGCGAGCTTGCGACGGCGTTGGAAGCACCGCTCTTCGCCGGGAGCATAAGTAGGCTGTTAATCGATCTGAATCGCTCTTTACATCACGTGAAGTTGTACTCCGCCATCACGCGGGCTTGTCCCGAGAGCGATCGGCGGAGGCTCGCCGCGAACTATTACCTGCCGTATCGGAACGCGGTGGAAAATTGGATCGCGCGCCGCGCCCGCCGAGGCCGCACCGTGTTGCACCTTTCCGTCCATAGCTTCACGCCGGTTTTGGACGGCCAGGTACGGCATGCCGATATCGGGCTTCTTTACGATCCCCGGCGAGCGTTGGAACGAACGCTCTGCGGCGCGTGGCGCCGGGTCCTTTGCAGCGCGGCGCCTGAGCTTACGCTACGGCTAAATTACCCTTATCGCGGTACGGCGGACGGCTTTACGGCATATCTCCGCCACGGATTCCCTTCCGTCGCTTATCTCGGGATCGAAATAGAAGTCAACCAAACGCATGTCCGTATCGGCTGGAAGCCGCTACGACAGTTGCTTCGCACGACGCTCAAGGAAACTCTTTGCAGCATGCTTCCATCGGCTGCTTAA
- a CDS encoding transglutaminase family protein produces MKISIGYELIYDCLQPTPMILTLSVHFTRVSDIIVPDHLIADPPVPITAYRDGFGNWCSRIVAPKGQIRLSANAVVKDPGKPDVVAAWAGQTPVENLPEETLVFLLGSRYCETDRLSEVAWGLFGDLPIGWGRVQAICDFVHKHIAFGYEHARSTKTAWEAFDEGTGVCRDFTHLAIAFCRCMNIPARYCTGYLGDMGVPPPHDPMDFAAWFEAYLDGHWYTFDARNNTPRIGRVLIARGRDAADVPISHTFGRNKLTSFRVWTDELSEG; encoded by the coding sequence ATGAAGATTAGCATTGGCTACGAATTGATTTACGACTGCCTGCAGCCGACGCCGATGATATTGACCTTGAGCGTCCACTTCACGCGCGTCTCCGATATCATCGTTCCCGACCACCTCATCGCCGACCCGCCGGTCCCGATCACAGCCTATCGTGATGGCTTTGGCAATTGGTGCAGCCGGATCGTAGCGCCGAAGGGCCAAATTCGGCTCTCCGCCAATGCGGTCGTGAAGGACCCCGGGAAGCCGGATGTGGTCGCCGCCTGGGCGGGACAGACGCCGGTGGAAAACCTGCCCGAGGAAACCCTGGTGTTTCTCCTGGGAAGCCGATACTGCGAAACCGATCGGCTATCCGAGGTGGCCTGGGGGCTCTTTGGCGACCTCCCGATCGGATGGGGACGCGTCCAAGCGATCTGCGACTTCGTCCATAAGCATATCGCTTTTGGATACGAGCATGCGCGCTCCACGAAGACGGCCTGGGAGGCTTTCGATGAGGGGACCGGCGTCTGCCGTGATTTCACGCACCTCGCCATCGCATTCTGCCGGTGCATGAACATCCCCGCACGCTATTGTACCGGCTACCTGGGGGACATGGGCGTACCGCCACCACATGACCCGATGGATTTCGCCGCCTGGTTCGAGGCATATCTTGACGGTCATTGGTACACCTTTGACGCTCGGAACAACACGCCGCGCATCGGCCGGGTGCTGATCGCCCGCGGTCGCGACGCGGCTGATGTCCCCATCAGCCACACCTTCGGCCGCAACAAGCTAACGAGCTTCAGGGTATGGACAGACGAATTGAGCGAAGGATGA
- a CDS encoding peptidase: protein MTYCVGILLDKGMIFASDSRTHAEVDDFAKFCKMTVFERCGDRVIVLLSSGNLAGTQAVISVLKQRGDAEGAVRNLWNAQTMFDVAVLVADAMRDIDRRDGQYLAESAIKFNASFILGGQLSGESLRLFRIYAEGNFIEAGLDTPYLQTGETKYGKPIIDRVITRSTTLADAAKCVLVSFDSTMRSNLSVGMPIDLICYQRDSLKMQMRRRFDEGDAYFTALSSQWSEGVRHVFSELPELPW from the coding sequence ATGACTTATTGTGTAGGCATCTTGCTCGATAAAGGGATGATCTTTGCCTCGGACTCTCGCACGCACGCCGAAGTGGACGATTTTGCAAAGTTTTGCAAAATGACGGTGTTCGAACGCTGTGGTGACCGGGTGATCGTTCTATTGAGCTCGGGTAATCTGGCGGGTACACAGGCGGTGATCAGCGTGCTGAAGCAACGGGGTGACGCCGAGGGCGCGGTGCGCAATTTATGGAACGCGCAGACCATGTTTGACGTCGCGGTTTTGGTGGCGGATGCGATGCGCGACATTGATCGCCGCGACGGTCAGTATTTGGCAGAGAGTGCCATCAAGTTCAACGCCTCGTTCATACTCGGCGGACAACTTAGCGGCGAGTCTTTGCGGCTTTTTCGGATTTATGCGGAGGGCAATTTTATCGAGGCGGGGCTCGACACGCCCTATCTGCAGACCGGTGAAACAAAATACGGAAAACCTATCATCGATCGCGTGATTACCCGTTCCACGACACTCGCCGATGCTGCGAAATGCGTGCTGGTTTCGTTCGATTCGACCATGCGAAGTAACTTGTCGGTAGGCATGCCAATCGATCTGATTTGCTACCAACGGGACAGTCTTAAAATGCAGATGCGTCGTCGGTTCGACGAGGGGGATGCGTATTTCACCGCGCTTAGCAGTCAATGGAGCGAAGGTGTGCGGCACGTATTCAGCGAGCTCCCCGAGTTGCCTTGGTAA